In one window of Gymnogyps californianus isolate 813 chromosome 9, ASM1813914v2, whole genome shotgun sequence DNA:
- the LOC127019607 gene encoding protein EOLA1-like, which translates to MKFGCLSFRQPYAGLVLNKVKTVETRWRPVLAEYKNCTLAVHIAVKDWQDETWRAILLDRFGMTPKQVQDLLDKGEKFGRGVIAGLIDIGETSLCPENLPPEKVLELENKAVLSHLEQKYLTVVSNPRWLLEPIPARGEKGVWQVDVPEELIPAGA; encoded by the exons ATGAAATTTGGTTGCCTCTCCTTCCGACAGCCCTACGCAGGATTAGTGCTAAACAAAGTCAAGACAGTAGAGACTCGCTGGCGGCCTGTGTTAGCAGAGTACAAGAACTGCACCCTTGCTGTTCATATAGCTGTTAAGGACTGGCAAGATGAAACATGGAGAGCAATTCTTTTGGACAGGTTTGGTATGACACCAAAACAAGTGCAAGATTTGTTggataaaggggaaaaatttgGCAGAGGAGTTATTGCAG GATTAATTGACATTGGAGAGACATCACTATGTCCAGAAAACTTGCCTCCTGAAaaggtgctggagctggaaaacaaagctgtcCTCAGTCATCTAGAACAGAAATACTTGACTGTTGTTTCGAATCCAAGATGGCTCCTGGAACCGATTCCCGCCCGAGGGGAAAAAGGTGTGTGGCAGGTGGACGTCCCCGAAGAACTGATCCCTGCAGGAGCATAG